AATTTTGAAGTGAGCGTTTTCTCATTATCACCATAAATTGTTATCCAACTTGACGCTGATATAACTTCGACACGCAATTCATTTTTTGACTCTATAACTTCTGTACTATCTTCTTTCTTAACATTATTTGCTTGAGATAATGCTTCAGAGGCTTTCTTTTGCAATAACACATTTTTTGGTTCTTCGGATTCAGATACTACAACATCACGTTTAGACGTATTATCTTCTTTTATTTGTTTAGATTCAGGTTCTGAAACATTTTTAACATCAACAGACTCTTCATCTTGTACTTTTTCAGTATTAGATTTTTGCATTGACTCATTCATCGCATCATCTTTATTTGAACTTACTTCATTTTCACTGTTAATATCCGTAGTGACAGGATCTTTATCTGATATTTCTTGTGTTGGTTGCTCTATTGACTGATTTTGAATAGGTACAGACTGTTCTGCGACCGAATTACTTTCTTGAGTAGCAGATAACTCTGTTACAGAACTGACTAATAAATCTCTTTTTTGTTGTTCTTGCTGATAATTTTGCCACCAAGAAAGCAGCGTCATTCCAAAAGCAACCAATAAAATAAGGACTGTGATACCTTTAATCCAACCACATTTTGATTTAGGATTCTCTCTGATATGCATCGAATTTAATTTTGGTGTTTTTGTACTACCACAATTGGTATGTAATAATAACTCTTCTGGCAGTTTTAAAAAACGCACATAACTTCTCAAATAACCTTTAGTAAAAGCAACAGGCAAATCAGGAAAAGTAAAAATATCATTTTCAAAAGATTCAATAATCAAATATTTTAAACGTAACTTATCTGCAACTTCTCCAATTGAAAGCCCTCTCGTTTCTCTAGCACTTCTTAATTTAGCACCCAAAGTTACTTCTGATTTTTCATCTTTATCATCAATATCACTTTCATTTATCGTTTTATCTCTTAAAACCACAAATCCATCCATCTTCAACAGCCTCTTTTATTTTTAATTAAAAGTCGTTTGCCGATTCTACCTGAAAAACAGATAAATCTCTATTTAATTTCCACTAAAATCAACCACAAAAATAATGAATCAGATCTGTTAACAATTTATGTGTTGGTTTAATAAATTTCATATCTAAATACTCATTAGGCTGATGAGCCTGTTCAATAGAACCTGCTCCCAAAACAATAGTTGGACATAATGTTTGAATGAAAGGCGCCTCTGTACAATAATTTACTGCTTCACATTTTTGATCTAATAATGTCTCAAGTACTGTCACTACTTGGCTAGAGTGTTCACATTCATAACCAGGAATGGGTGGATGAAGATGGCGAATCTCAACACAATCTCCCCAACGTTCAATTAAAGGTGATAAGGACTCTCGTAACAACTCATCTAAATCTGCTAAAGGCAAATGAGGCAATGGACGAATATCTAACTGCAACTCACAGCAAGCACAAATACGATTAACCGCATCACCCCCATAAATACTGCCAAAGTTCATTGTTGGATAAGGAATTTTAAATAGTGGATTATGATATTTTAGGCGTAACTTATTACGCATTTCTACTAAATGAGAGGTTGCCACTGCCATTATTTCAATTGCATTAACACCTTTATCTGGATCACTAGAATGCCCTGTTTTACCTGTGATTCTAATTGCTTGAGCTAAATGTCCTTTATGCGCATAAATAGGGCGAAGTGAGGTAGGTTCACCAATAATGGCACAATCAGGACGAATATGACTATGTTGTGCAAAATGCCTTGCTCCCAACATTGTTGTTTCCTCATCTGCGGTCGCCAGTATACGAATTGGTTTGGTCAATTGTTTTAATTCAATTTGGCTCAATGCCTCAATCACAAAAGCAAAAAAACCTTTCATATCTACCGCACCTAAACTATACAAACGTCCATTACTTTCAGTTAATTCAAAAGGATCAAAATGCCATTTATTATCGTCAAAAGGTACTGTATCAGTATGCCCTGATAGCAATAATCCTCCTTCACCCTCACCATAAGTCGCTAATAAATTATATTTATTACGGCTCTCCGCCAAAGGAGTAATTTCAATTTTAAATCCTAAATCACTCAACCAATTAGCTAAAAGATCGATTAAGGGCTTGTTAGAAATATCGTTACTCTCTTCTAAACTACTAACAGTCGGAATTTTAATAAGCTGTTGATAACGATATAAAAAATCATTTTTTCCTGACATTTAAGCTCCTTCCCTCTTCGGGTGTTTTGACAAAAAAGTGATAAAATAACTTGTGTTATATAAACCTCATCACCATCACAAGCGGTATCTTATTCAATAATATTTGCAATTTTTATAAATATAACAAGATTCATCTCATCAAACGATAGAATACTATCCTAGATAAATAAAAAATGATATTAATGAAAAAATGTGCTTTTTTAAACCAGTAAGAATTGGTACACTTACTCTGGTCATTGCGATACTTTGATAACCCTACTTGTTGAACAAATAGTATGGTGAATTCAAAATAATTTGCGCAATACTCATTTTATTGTAAATAAATATATCACCAGACTTGCAATAAAACTAGGCTGAAAAAGAGATAAAGTGACTATCTCCAACAAGTAAATAATCATAGTTTATTTATGATACAGTTATAACTGTTGCACAATAAATGATATACTATGGCAGAACATTATGAATATTAACTAGAGAAAGGGTGGGTTTATGTCAAAACCAAATAAAGACGTTAAACAAACGGCAAATCAAACTAATTCAGTCATTTCTGAAGATAAAAACAAACAAGCGGTGACTTCTGAGCAAAAAATTGCAAGTAAAGAAACACCGAATACGGTTAAGTCTCCAGAGAAAAAAGATGCGTCCAATAATCACAGTGCTAACGAGAAAGTTCAAAAAGCGAGCACTACACCACCGACTAATATCAATCAGAATAAGAAAGTGGCTCAATCCCAAACCAAATCTGCTAATGCAAAATCAAAAGTAGAGGAAA
This DNA window, taken from Pasteurella skyensis, encodes the following:
- a CDS encoding RodZ domain-containing protein, which codes for MDGFVVLRDKTINESDIDDKDEKSEVTLGAKLRSARETRGLSIGEVADKLRLKYLIIESFENDIFTFPDLPVAFTKGYLRSYVRFLKLPEELLLHTNCGSTKTPKLNSMHIRENPKSKCGWIKGITVLILLVAFGMTLLSWWQNYQQEQQKRDLLVSSVTELSATQESNSVAEQSVPIQNQSIEQPTQEISDKDPVTTDINSENEVSSNKDDAMNESMQKSNTEKVQDEESVDVKNVSEPESKQIKEDNTSKRDVVVSESEEPKNVLLQKKASEALSQANNVKKEDSTEVIESKNELRVEVISASSWITIYGDNEKTLTSKLYKAGKVLTFDDNKNYKLVIGAPVNVKVHYKGKTIPLKLDGRVSRITLP
- the argE gene encoding acetylornithine deacetylase, translated to MSGKNDFLYRYQQLIKIPTVSSLEESNDISNKPLIDLLANWLSDLGFKIEITPLAESRNKYNLLATYGEGEGGLLLSGHTDTVPFDDNKWHFDPFELTESNGRLYSLGAVDMKGFFAFVIEALSQIELKQLTKPIRILATADEETTMLGARHFAQHSHIRPDCAIIGEPTSLRPIYAHKGHLAQAIRITGKTGHSSDPDKGVNAIEIMAVATSHLVEMRNKLRLKYHNPLFKIPYPTMNFGSIYGGDAVNRICACCELQLDIRPLPHLPLADLDELLRESLSPLIERWGDCVEIRHLHPPIPGYECEHSSQVVTVLETLLDQKCEAVNYCTEAPFIQTLCPTIVLGAGSIEQAHQPNEYLDMKFIKPTHKLLTDLIHYFCG